The sequence GTAAGTTATTTAGACGTTTTCCCGTCTTAGCGTACATAACTTCATTTACAAATTGCAAGACCTCGCGACTGTCCATCAGTGGGAATGTGAGATAACTGTGGTTATTATACCCGACTTCTTCCGTCTTTATCCGTCTTTTTCCGCCTTTATCCCAATTTTAGAAATATTTTAGAAAGATCCGTCTTTTTCCGCTTTTCAGTTTGGGTGCGATCGGTCTATTATACCAAAAGAGTCGTACTTTTCAACCCCTCTAGATATTACACAGGTATGGATATGGATGAGGAAAAAATTAAAAAATCTGAAAATTCGCAAACAGGTTTAGATAAAACACTTCAAGTGTTAGGCGTGGTATCTGGCATTGTTGTAACCATCATCAAGTGGTGCTTTATTGCGACAATGTTTACACTCGGAACGATTTTCTGGCTTCTCGACCTTTGGTTAGGTGATGGTCGTAACCCTATTTCCGCACCTTGGGATAAACCACGGCGAAGACACCATTTCGACCAAAATCAGTTCCGACGAGAATTACAGAAGTCTACAGTTGAAGATATTCTAAAGGAGTTTGGTGACCAGTTTGACAAAATCGAAAAGCGCGATCAACTAGAAGATAAGGAGAAAAAAGTTGTCCGAAAGCTCAGAGGTCTAGATCGCTCAAAATTGCGTTCTCAAATGAGAGATGCCTTGAGCGACGACGAAATTGAAATTCTCTTCTTGATTCTTCTGAAACTACTTAGTGGTGAGTTAAGATAATATCATGGGAATGGCACAGTGGACAAAGCAACCTATTCAAGCAGGCTCCCTATTTCACACGGTGTATAATATTAAACCGGGTGACTATTTGATGATGTATGATTCATATGCAAGTGAGTTTCTTATTAAAGAACCCAGTCAAGGAAAAATTGTATTCAGAAAGCGTCTAGACTCACCATTAGATCTTGCTATGCTGGTTTCTACTCATTTGAATATCTCTGAGATAATAGCTCCAGAAATAGCAGCAAAGCTGAAGCGAGGGGGGAAATCTCTAGGGGGTGGAAAGCTTGTAGATCACCATATTATTCCAGTACATCTTTGGAAGGATTCCAAATTGGTACAACAGGCAATCGAGCTTACAGACATAGATATGAACGGTCGTGAAAACAGAATACTCTTATCAGAAGAGTTTCATCGAAAAAGTCACGACGAAAATTCAAAATATTCTCAAACTGTCCGTTATCATCTTCGAGATCAATGGAACGCTCTTATTGATGCTGGTTTGGAGAATGATCCTAGTGAAATTGAGGCAGTTATGATAGGACTCATAGAAGCTCTTAGAGAGGATTTACAGGACATAGAAACTACAGGAGGTTCTATCAATGATATTTGGTAGCTACGCAACAAATTTACTCATCATCGACTCACGATCGCTGATAGCAAAGCGAGGTTGGGTATTTCTGTACTAAGTTTAGCCTAGTTTTGCAGTGTTTGTATGCAACAGGCCGATCGCACCCTCTAAAAACATTACCTGGTGAGCGAACAAAATGCGATCGCTACTCAACAAACTCTCCTGCCTGTCGTAAAACTTGTTGATAAAGTGTAGCGCTGACCCAATATTGGGCTGTGTGGATCATAGCATCAAGTAAAGGTTGTACTTGAGGAATTATCTGTTTATTTTTTGCCAACAAGAGAATACCAAGACTACCAATTACTTGTAACCCAAAACTTTGAGCTACTTGACGTGCTTCACGCTCATCTAACAAAATTCGCTGCTCGCTAGTTGCGATCGCCAAAGCAATTGCTTCCCGTTCCCCTTGATCTAGCGTTGGGGAAATTTCGCTTGCTATGGTCGAGACTTGACGAACTTGAAGCCATCCTGAAGCAATTGCTTGCAGAACAACTTGCGAATCGGGGAAATTTGAACCCGTAGTTTCATCATATACAGCTTGGGGAATCACAATCTGTCCAAACATAGCCTGTAAGATATCAAGCCGATTGATGGCAGCAAAATTTATCAGAGGTGTAGTATTAGAAATGACTGTCACTACCAAGCACCTGTTTGAATTGTGCTAATATCTTCACCTAAGTCTGTTTCATTATAATGGCGATCGATCTTTTTTTGTCCCAAAAGTTGTTGAAATTCCCATACAGATAAATTAGCTAAGTGACGTGCTTGACCAAAGGTAAAAATATTTTGGGCGTATAGTTGCAAAGCAATTTCTTGCCGGATTGCTTGTTCGCCTTGACCCAGAGAAGCAGGCGATATTTCTATATTAATCGGTTCAACAAATTTACTCATCATCGACTCAGGCTCAAAAACTTATCGTTAGTTGTTAAGAAAAACAATGAACTAGCAGAAATAATTGGGTTTTCGGGTGGCCTGCTGTAGGCACTCTCCCATCTCTCAATTGTAGCTTAGAATGATATTTATCACGCCGATCTAACAAAATTCGTTACTCGCCAGTTTCGATCGCACCCTCTAAAAACATTACCTAGTGAGCGAACAAGATGCGATCGCTGTTATGATTGATGAGGTGAAGTTATCTATTCATAATAAAAAATTCATTTATAAAGGTTCCTTAACCTCACACTGCGTTAACTCTTTAGCTCTTTTCACAAACTTGTCGTCAAACGTATATAGCGCCGAACAATTTTGACTTTGTGCCAGATGCAAAGCATCGGCAAAATCTAACCCATTCTCATGCCATTGCAGAACTTCTGCCATTAAACTTGCATTAGAGATATGAACATTCGGTAAACCAAAAAGATTTTTAAATGCTGTACAAATCTCGACTGGCTTAAACTTGTAGGCAAAACGCAGTACCCACTCAGTTTCAAGAATTACGGTGTCTGGAATAAATATGTCTTCGTCCTGAAACAGTTTCAGACTTTTATTATATTGTTGTTCATCGTCTTGCGTCAGAAGTCGTACCACAATATTTGTATCAACTGCAATCATCCCACTGCTCCTCTACACCCTGACGAATAGCATCTTCTAATTCATCGATACTTTTAGGTTTTCCTTGATATTTCAGGCAGCCCGCCACATTCTCTAACTTAGTTTGTAAAAAAGGTTTTTTGGGTTTTAGAAGAATACCATCACCCATGTCAATTGCGATTAGTTCTTGCCCTGCTTCCCAGCGATG comes from Argonema galeatum A003/A1 and encodes:
- a CDS encoding UPF0175 family protein, with protein sequence MMSKFVEPINIEISPASLGQGEQAIRQEIALQLYAQNIFTFGQARHLANLSVWEFQQLLGQKKIDRHYNETDLGEDISTIQTGAW
- a CDS encoding AHH domain-containing protein, whose protein sequence is MGMAQWTKQPIQAGSLFHTVYNIKPGDYLMMYDSYASEFLIKEPSQGKIVFRKRLDSPLDLAMLVSTHLNISEIIAPEIAAKLKRGGKSLGGGKLVDHHIIPVHLWKDSKLVQQAIELTDIDMNGRENRILLSEEFHRKSHDENSKYSQTVRYHLRDQWNALIDAGLENDPSEIEAVMIGLIEALREDLQDIETTGGSINDIW
- a CDS encoding type II toxin-antitoxin system VapC family toxin, which translates into the protein MIAVDTNIVVRLLTQDDEQQYNKSLKLFQDEDIFIPDTVILETEWVLRFAYKFKPVEICTAFKNLFGLPNVHISNASLMAEVLQWHENGLDFADALHLAQSQNCSALYTFDDKFVKRAKELTQCEVKEPL
- a CDS encoding AbrB/MazE/SpoVT family DNA-binding domain-containing protein: MELTHLSSTGQVIIPKALRDAHRWEAGQELIAIDMGDGILLKPKKPFLQTKLENVAGCLKYQGKPKSIDELEDAIRQGVEEQWDDCS
- a CDS encoding DUF3368 domain-containing protein is translated as MTVISNTTPLINFAAINRLDILQAMFGQIVIPQAVYDETTGSNFPDSQVVLQAIASGWLQVRQVSTIASEISPTLDQGEREAIALAIATSEQRILLDEREARQVAQSFGLQVIGSLGILLLAKNKQIIPQVQPLLDAMIHTAQYWVSATLYQQVLRQAGEFVE